One window of the Burkholderia ubonensis subsp. mesacidophila genome contains the following:
- a CDS encoding glyoxalase superfamily protein, whose product MPLLHAIPILRIFSIEKAYCFYLDYLGFTLDWEHRFEPGLPLYAQIKRDSVLLHLSEHHGDSTPGSAIFVPVDDIDALHRELLEKNYTYARPGVETLDWGRQMQITDPFGNRLRFCELS is encoded by the coding sequence ATGCCGTTGCTTCACGCCATCCCCATCCTGCGCATCTTCTCGATCGAGAAGGCGTACTGCTTCTATCTGGACTACCTCGGCTTCACGCTCGACTGGGAGCATCGCTTCGAACCGGGGCTGCCGCTCTACGCGCAGATCAAGCGCGATTCGGTGCTGCTCCACCTGAGTGAGCACCATGGCGACAGCACGCCCGGCTCGGCGATCTTCGTGCCGGTCGACGACATCGACGCGCTGCATCGGGAACTGCTCGAGAAGAACTACACGTATGCGCGCCCCGGCGTCGAGACGCTCGACTGGGGCCGGCAGATGCAGATCACCGACCCGTTCGGCAACCGGCTGCGCTTCTGCGAGCTGTCATAG
- a CDS encoding nicotinate phosphoribosyltransferase — MQNDLGGFAAVLANPILNTDSYKASHFLQYPADATAMFSYVESRGGRYDRTLFFGLQMLLKEYLCRPVTHAMIDDARDFFTVHGVPFNEAGWRYIVERYDGYLPVKIRAVPEGSVVPTHNVLMTVECDDPQVFWLASYLETMLLRVWYPVTVATQSWHLRQTIRRFLEKTDDDLAQLPFKLHDFGARGVSSAESAAIGGAAHLVSFMGSDTVLGVLAANRFYREPMAAYSVPAAEHSTITSWGREGEADAYRNMLRRFGLPGAIVSVVSDSYDLFAALDLWGGELKQAVIESGATLVVRPDSGDPVTIVLQTVRALDASFGSTLNAKGRRVLNHVRVIQGDGVDANSIEAILSALDDAGYAAGNVVFGMGGALLQQVNRDTQRFAMKCSAIRRGGVWREVCKDPVTDQGKRSKKGRLTLLRNRRTGEYRTVTLPVAWDDRAVESEWDDALQTVFDTGRLLVDVSLADVRARAHAGEA; from the coding sequence ATGCAAAACGATCTCGGCGGCTTTGCCGCGGTTCTCGCCAATCCGATCCTCAACACGGATTCGTACAAGGCATCCCACTTCCTGCAATATCCGGCCGACGCGACCGCGATGTTCTCGTACGTCGAGTCGCGCGGCGGCCGCTACGACCGCACGCTGTTCTTCGGCCTGCAGATGCTGCTGAAGGAATATCTGTGCAGGCCGGTCACGCACGCGATGATCGACGACGCACGCGATTTCTTCACGGTGCACGGCGTGCCGTTCAACGAAGCGGGGTGGCGCTACATCGTCGAGCGCTACGACGGCTACCTGCCGGTGAAGATCCGCGCGGTGCCGGAGGGCTCGGTCGTGCCGACGCACAACGTGCTGATGACGGTCGAATGCGACGACCCGCAGGTGTTCTGGCTCGCGTCGTACCTGGAGACGATGCTGCTGCGCGTGTGGTATCCGGTGACGGTCGCGACGCAGAGCTGGCACCTCAGGCAGACGATCCGCCGCTTCCTCGAAAAGACCGACGACGATCTTGCGCAACTGCCGTTCAAGCTGCACGACTTCGGCGCGCGCGGCGTGTCGAGCGCGGAATCGGCGGCGATCGGCGGCGCCGCGCACCTCGTCAGCTTCATGGGCTCGGATACGGTGCTCGGCGTGCTCGCCGCGAACCGCTTCTACCGCGAGCCGATGGCCGCGTATTCGGTGCCGGCGGCCGAGCACAGCACGATCACGTCGTGGGGCCGCGAAGGCGAGGCCGATGCGTACCGGAACATGCTGCGCCGCTTCGGGCTGCCGGGCGCGATCGTGTCGGTCGTATCGGATTCCTACGATTTGTTCGCCGCGCTCGACCTGTGGGGCGGCGAGCTGAAGCAGGCGGTGATCGAATCGGGCGCGACGCTCGTCGTGCGGCCCGATTCCGGCGATCCGGTGACGATCGTGCTGCAGACCGTGCGTGCGCTCGACGCGTCGTTCGGCTCGACGCTCAACGCCAAGGGCCGGCGCGTGCTGAACCACGTGCGCGTGATCCAGGGCGACGGCGTCGACGCGAATTCGATCGAGGCTATCCTGAGCGCGCTCGACGACGCGGGCTATGCGGCCGGCAACGTCGTGTTCGGGATGGGCGGTGCGCTGCTGCAGCAGGTGAACCGCGACACGCAGCGCTTCGCGATGAAGTGCTCGGCGATCCGGCGCGGCGGCGTGTGGCGCGAGGTCTGCAAGGACCCCGTCACCGATCAGGGCAAGCGGTCGAAGAAGGGGCGGCTCACGTTGCTGCGCAATCGCCGTACCGGCGAATACCGGACCGTGACGCTGCCCGTCGCGTGGGACGATCGCGCGGTCGAGAGCGAATGGGACGACGCGCTCCAGACGGTGTTCGATACCGGGCGGCTGCTGGTCGATGTCTCGCTGGCCGACGTGCGGGCGCGGGCACACGCGGGCGAGGCGTGA
- a CDS encoding bifunctional nicotinamide-nucleotide adenylyltransferase/Nudix hydroxylase has translation MSTQHTRRFDALVFIGRFQPPHRGHLNVLKSALSRAERVCVLIGSTDKPRTIKDPFSFDERRQMLASLLDASERDRVTIAHVQDSTYNDGDWVRWVQDAVASALGDIAHKKVGLIGHEKDATSYYLRMFPQWELVEADATEDISATEIRDQYFAERPNSFVQWAVPEPVFGWLERFRTQPEFAQLKAEAEFIAAYRKAWAAAPYPVTFVTVDAVVVHSGHILLVRRRSEPGRGLWALPGGFVNQDERLDTACIRELREETGLKLPEPVLRGSLKDRQVFDHPTRSLRGRTITHACLFNFPTGELPRVKGSDDADKARWVPLNEFAQMRSVMFEDHFDIAYHFLGKL, from the coding sequence ATGAGTACGCAACACACCAGGCGCTTCGACGCGCTTGTCTTCATCGGTCGTTTCCAGCCCCCGCATCGTGGCCACCTGAATGTGCTGAAGTCCGCACTGAGCCGGGCCGAGCGCGTCTGCGTGCTGATCGGGTCGACCGACAAGCCCCGCACCATCAAGGATCCGTTCTCGTTCGACGAGCGCCGCCAGATGCTGGCCTCGCTGCTCGACGCGTCCGAGCGTGACCGCGTGACGATCGCGCACGTGCAGGACTCGACGTACAACGATGGCGACTGGGTGCGCTGGGTGCAGGATGCCGTCGCGTCCGCGCTCGGCGACATCGCGCACAAGAAGGTCGGGCTGATCGGCCACGAGAAGGACGCCACGTCGTATTACCTGCGGATGTTCCCGCAATGGGAGCTGGTCGAGGCCGACGCGACGGAAGACATCTCCGCCACCGAAATCCGCGACCAGTACTTCGCGGAACGCCCCAACAGCTTCGTGCAATGGGCCGTGCCCGAGCCCGTGTTCGGCTGGCTCGAGCGGTTCCGCACGCAGCCGGAATTCGCGCAGCTCAAGGCGGAAGCCGAGTTCATCGCCGCGTATCGCAAGGCGTGGGCGGCGGCGCCGTATCCGGTCACGTTCGTGACCGTCGACGCGGTCGTCGTGCATTCCGGCCACATCCTGCTCGTGCGCCGGCGCAGCGAGCCCGGCCGCGGCCTGTGGGCGCTGCCGGGCGGCTTCGTGAACCAGGACGAACGGCTCGACACCGCCTGCATCCGCGAGCTGCGCGAGGAAACCGGCCTGAAGCTGCCCGAGCCCGTGCTGCGCGGCTCGCTGAAGGATCGCCAGGTGTTCGATCACCCGACCCGCTCGCTGCGCGGCCGCACGATCACGCACGCGTGCCTGTTCAACTTCCCGACCGGCGAGCTGCCGCGCGTGAAGGGCAGCGACGACGCCGACAAGGCGCGCTGGGTGCCGCTCAACGAATTCGCGCAGATGCGCAGCGTGATGTTCGAGGATCACTTCGACATCGCCTATCACTTCCTGGGAAAGCTGTGA
- a CDS encoding SRPBCC family protein yields the protein MRISVSRTVGVDRRRLFTWSQDYARRLVWDSFLTDAYLPDGKTADVGIDAFCRSTTGATMVSRYISYQPPQVAAVEMVNGPKVLARFSGSWNFIERTPGTTDVKFTYHFRARPAWLRWLVEPLIGAFYLVQTRRRLDAFKRWAEAEAAPR from the coding sequence ATGAGGATCTCAGTCAGCCGCACCGTCGGCGTCGATCGCAGACGCCTCTTCACGTGGTCGCAGGATTACGCGCGGCGGCTCGTGTGGGACAGCTTCCTCACCGACGCGTACCTGCCTGACGGCAAGACGGCGGACGTCGGCATCGACGCGTTCTGCCGCAGCACCACGGGCGCGACGATGGTGTCGCGCTACATCTCGTACCAGCCGCCGCAGGTCGCGGCGGTCGAGATGGTGAACGGCCCGAAGGTGCTCGCGCGTTTCAGCGGCAGCTGGAACTTCATCGAACGCACGCCGGGCACGACCGACGTCAAGTTCACGTACCACTTCCGTGCGCGGCCGGCCTGGCTGCGCTGGCTCGTCGAGCCGCTGATCGGCGCGTTCTATCTCGTGCAGACGCGCCGGCGGCTCGATGCGTTCAAGCGCTGGGCCGAAGCGGAGGCCGCGCCGCGTTGA
- a CDS encoding NuoB/complex I 20 kDa subunit family protein: protein MGKQFTLEKDGFVVTSLDTVMAAARKNSLWYMTFGLACCAVEMMHAAGARYDMDRFGMIPRASPRQCDLMIVAGTLTNKMAPAMRKVYDQMAEPRYVVSMGSCANGGGYYHYSYSVVRGCDRIVPVDVYVPGCPPTAEALIYGLMQLQRKILEQDTHSQPRVLVRQ from the coding sequence GACGGCTTCGTGGTGACTTCGCTCGACACCGTCATGGCGGCCGCACGGAAAAACAGCCTTTGGTATATGACGTTCGGCCTCGCATGCTGCGCGGTCGAAATGATGCATGCCGCGGGCGCCCGATATGACATGGATCGCTTCGGCATGATCCCTCGCGCATCACCCCGACAATGCGATCTGATGATCGTGGCCGGCACATTGACCAACAAGATGGCTCCGGCGATGCGCAAGGTTTACGATCAAATGGCCGAGCCGCGATATGTGGTGTCGATGGGATCGTGCGCCAACGGCGGGGGCTATTATCACTACAGCTACTCGGTGGTGCGCGGCTGCGACCGGATAGTGCCGGTGGACGTTTACGTTCCGGGATGTCCACCGACTGCCGAGGCGTTGATCTATGGATTGATGCAATTGCAACGCAAGATCCTGGAGCAAGACACCCATAGCCAGCCGCGCGTACTTGTACGGCAGTGA